The Drosophila teissieri strain GT53w chromosome X, Prin_Dtei_1.1, whole genome shotgun sequence genome has a segment encoding these proteins:
- the LOC122625034 gene encoding U4/U6.U5 tri-snRNP-associated protein 2 — protein sequence MAQTQAPAAKRMKLEKKPANPVEEDETPSVFNPKYRVCPYLDTINRNLLDFDFEKLCSISLTRINVYACLVCGKYFQGRGTNTHAYTHSVGEAHHVFLNLHTLRFYCLPDNYEIIDSSLDDIKYVLNPTFTRQEISKLDQLQPKHSRTVDGVLYLPGVVGLNNIKANDYCNVVLHALSHVGPLRDYFLREQSYAHVKRPPGDSMFTLVQRFGELMRKMWNPRNFKSHVSPHEMLQAVVLWSSKRFQITEQGDPIDFLSWFLNTLHRALKGNKQPNSSILYKIFLGEMKIYTRKIPPVELDDAAKAQLLATEEYKDQVEHTNFIYLTCDLPPPPLFTDEFRENIIPQVNLYQLLGKFNGSAEKEYKTYKDNFMKRFEITRLPQFIILYIKRFTKNTFFLEKNPTIVNFPIKNVDFGDILGMRQRDKDVKDTKYNLVANIVHDGDPKKGTYRAHILHKANGQWYEMQDLHVTEILPQMITLTESYIQIYERCADSS from the exons ATGGCGCAAACGCAAGCACCAG CCGCCAAGCGCATGAAGCTGGAGAAGAAGCCGGCGAATCCCGTGGAGGAGGATG AGACGCCCTCTGTGTTCAATCCGAAGTACAGGGTGTGTCCCTACTTGGACACTATCAACCGGAACCTGCTGGATTTTGACTTCGAGAAGCTGTGCTCCATTTCGCTGACGCGGATCAATGTTTATGCGTGCCTGGTGTGCGGCAAGTACTtccaggggcgtggcaccaaCACCCACGCCTACACGCACTCCGTGGGTGAGGCGCATCACGTGTTTCTCAATCTGCACACGCTGCGATTCTACTGCCTGCCGGATAACTACGAGATCATCGACTCCTCGCTGGACGACATCAAATACGTGCTGAATCCAACGTTCACGCGCCAGGAGATCAGCAAGTTGGATCAGTTGCAGCCGAAGCATTCGCGAACCGTGGACGGTGTTCTGTACTTACCCGGCGTCGTGGGTCTGAACAACATCAAAGCCAACGACTATTGTAATGTGGTGCTGCATGCACTCTCCCACGTCGGTCCACTTCGGGATTACTTTCTGCGGGAGCAAAGCTATGCGCATGTCAAGCGGCCACCTGGGGATTCCATGTTCACGCTGGTGCAACGTTTCGGCGAGCTAATGCGTAAGATGTGGAATCCGCGGAACTTTAAGTCGCACGTATCGCCGCACGAAATGCTCCAAGCTGTGGTGCTTTGGTCCAGCAAGCGTTTCCAGATCACGGAACAAGGCGATCCCATAGACTTTCTGTCCTGGTTCCTCAATACCCTCCACCGAGCCCTCAAGGGCAACAAACAGCCGAATTCTTCTATCCTCTACAAGATCTTTCTCGGCGAGATGAAGATCTATACGCGCAAGATACCTCCTGTTGAGTTGGATGACGCGGCCAAGGCGCAACTGCTGGCCACCGAGGAGTACAAGGACCAGGTGGAGCACACAAACTTCATCTACCTCACCTGCGATctaccgccgccgccgctgttCACCGACGAGTTCCGTGAGAACATCATACCGCAGGTGAACTTGTATCAGCTGCTGGGCAAGTTCAATGGCTCCGCCGAAAAGGAGTACAAAACCTACAAGGACAACTTTATGAAGCGCTTCGAGATCACCCGCCTGCCGCAGTTCATCATTCTGTACATCAAGCGGTTCACCAAGAACACGTTCTTCCTGGAGAAGAATCCCACCATCGTGAACTTCCCCATCAA AAACGTGGACTTTGGGGACATTCTGGGCATGCGGCAGCGCGACAAGGATGTAAAGGATACAAAGTACAATCTGGTGGCCAATATTGTGCACGACGGCGATCCCAAGAAGGGCACCTATCGTGCCCACATCCTGCACAAGGCCAACGGGCAGTGGTACGAGATGCAGGACCTGCATGTCACCGAGATCCTGCCGCAGATGATCACGCTCACCGAGTCGTACATTCAAATCTACGAGCGCTGTGCGGACTCCTCGTGA
- the LOC122624129 gene encoding uncharacterized protein LOC122624129, protein MRCAHSTHDQSLGDRVFGSMSEQPENTSYEQECQRAELLGLQPPNPEEFERKRQARLEHELAEQEAAEAVLLEQQDESLGNVGGKLGELNSILSSTQQKLNRFKQTACGSLTNIFARGSSGSVDLSAGIGRSGSIASQEERPPVQEQPLAKPPPTAAEVSAAKAAKQKRMDSQLDKLDALINQADNAQIAMSEQTQQMRRLAK, encoded by the exons ATGCGTTGTGCCCACTCCACGCACGACCAA TCGTTGGGTGACAGAGTGTTCGGAAGCATGTCGGAGCAGCCAGAGAACACCAGCTACGAGCAGGAGTGCCAACGGGCGGAGCTGCTGGGCCTCCAGCCGCCGAATCCCGAGGAATTCGAGCGCAAGCGGCAGGCGAGATTGGAGCACGAGTTGGCCGAGCAGGAGGCCGCCGAGGCGGTG CTGTTGGAGCAACAAGACGAGAGCCTGGGCAATGTGGGTGGCAAGCTGGGCGAGCTCAATAGCATCCTGTCCAGCACGCAGCAGAAGCTGAATCGCTTCAAGCAAACGGCCTGTGGCAGTCTGACCAACATCTTTGCCCGTGGCAGCTCGGGCTCGGTGGATCTATCGGCGGGCATTGGCAGATCGGGCTCAATCGCCAGCCAGGAGGAGCGTCCTCCTGTCCAGGAACAGCCGCTGGCCAAGCCACCGCCGACGGCTGCCGAGGTTAGCGCCGCCAAGGCGGCCAAGCAGAAGCGCATGGACTCGCAGCTGGACAAGCTGGATGCGCTGATCAACCAGGCGGACAACGCTCAGATAGCCATGAGTGAGCAGACCCAGCAGATGCGTCGCCTGGCCAAGTGA
- the LOC122623447 gene encoding uncharacterized protein LOC122623447: protein MPITGLCIELRPNLRSGVAFLQFDQQVSHSHETRVIIRDYNVYISEKPENRAIDSDSSSESDSEDSDELLLIRHDQYGMDIGCLSTFFVSGSNISFRFNYNQIDLTSVDGSAVEVPLAPLLLTCQENEAITINCRDCRAELVAAQSYRRLREFPSFLVDPSEFFCHNHGPAGKTQPISLVPAETDLFYGLNYVVINFNEANSRMLNRDDHLYCKRCMRFLGLTMFDGAAARIWADAVRWLPAGAAATAPDRHFFQSSALTQLVKRLLYSLWPQPLPQLCLTTSRAVLVTSLPNRKQQYMFLHVVESQLRVLRPIRPDSNRLRCFRACKLYYGVFGANPPLLEKWQAQQTLPQMDVSPNMFLELQQRLETNGHLIPDAWRVNCAEEQLQLSYFFYENEEQPDGGIVTSDEFSEQKSQLNGKQHKEEDPYETDAGHASESDDEYSDTDTASEDAAVHSLGKRTLLKRSPTPPRVKMATSSPFASPEDK, encoded by the coding sequence ATGCCCATCACCGGGCTGTGCATCGAGCTGCGCCCCAACCTACGCAGCGGCGTGGCCTTCCTGCAATTCGACCAACAGGTTTCGCACAGCCACGAGACGCGCGTCATCATCCGGGACTACAATGTTTACATCAGCGAGAAACCCGAGAATCGAGCGATCGACTCGGATTCCAGCTCCGAAAGCGACAGCGAGGACTCCGACGAGCTGCTGCTCATCCGGCATGATCAGTACGGTATGGACATTGGCTGCCTGTCCACGTTCTTTgtcagtggcagcaacatcagtTTCCGCTTCAACTACAACCAGATTGATCTGACCAGCGTTGATGGAAGCGCTGTCGAGGTGCCGCTGGCGCCACTGCTCCTCACATGCCAGGAGAACGAGGCCATCACTATCAACTGTCGCGATTGCCGTGCGGAATTGGTGGCGGCCCAAAGCTATCGCAGGCTGAGGGAGTTCCCCAGCTTTTTGGTGGATCCCAGTGAGTTCTTTTGCCACAATCATGGACCAGCGGGCAAGACCCAACCAATTAGCTTGGTGCCCGCCGAAACGGATCTCTTCTATGGCCTCAACTATGTGGTCATAAACTTTAACGAAGCGAATTCGCGCATGCTCAATCGCGATGATCACTTGTACTGCAAGCGCTGCATGCGTTTTTTGGGGCTGACCATGTTCGATGGCGCCGCCGCTCGCATCTGGGCAGATGCAGTGCGTTGGCTTCCCGCAGGAGCGGCGGCCACTGCCCCCGACCGCCACTTCTTCCAGAGCTCCGCGCTGACGCAACTGGTCAAGCGTCTGCTGTACTCGCTGTGGCCTCAACCGTTGCCTCAGCTGTGTTTGACCACCAGTCGTGCGGTGCTGGTCACCTCGCTGCCCAACCGGAAGCAACAATACATGTTTTTGCACGTGGTGGAGTCACAGCTGCGTGTGCTGCGTCCCATTCGCCCGGACTCAAACCGACTGCGCTGCTTTCGCGCGTGCAAGCTGTATTACGGCGTTTTTGGAGCCAATCCACCGCTGCTAGAGAAGTGGCAGGCGCAGCAGACGCTGCCCCAGATGGATGTATCGCCGAACATGTTTCTGGAGCTTCAGCAGCGGCTCGAGACGAACGGCCACTTGATTCCGGACGCCTGGCGCGTGAACTGtgcggaggagcagctgcagctgtcaTACTTCTTCTATGAGAACGAGGAGCAACCTGACGGCGGGATCGTCACCTCGGATGAGTTTTCAGAACAAAAGAGTCAGCTGAATGGCAAGCAGCACAAGGAGGAAGATCCGTACGAGACGGATGCAGGACATGCCAGCGAGAGCGATGACGAGTACTCGGATACGGACACAGCTTCGGAGGATGCAGCGGTCCACTCGCTCGGCAAGCGGACACTTCTCAAACGCAGCCCCACGCCGCCTCGCGTCAAAATGGCCACCTCCTCCCCGTTCGCCTCGCCGGAGGACAAGTAA
- the LOC122625035 gene encoding L-xylulose reductase, with translation MWADLAGKVILVTGAGAGIGQALVKQLASAGATVIAVARKPEQLQELVAFDPVHIQPLQLDLSGWQAVREGLAKVPLLDGLVNNAGVAIIKPFEELSEQDFDTHFDVNIKAVFNVTQSLLPRLKDGASIVNVSSIASSRSFGGHTAYSATKAALDSLTKSLALELGPRKIRVNSVNPTVVLTKMGADNWSDPAKSGPLLAHIPLNRFCEVQEVVDATGYLLSSKSSFVNGHHILLEGGYSVS, from the exons ATGTGGGCAGATCTCGCGGGCAAGGTGATCTTGGTGACCGGAGCCGGCGCCGGAATCGGCCAGGCGTTGGTCAAGCAGCTGGCCTCTGCGGGAGCCACCGTCATTGCGGTGGCCAGGAAGccggagcagctgcaggagctggTGGCCTTCGATCCGGTGCACATCCAGCCGCTCCAGTTGGATCTCAGCGGCTGGCAGGCGGTGCGCGAGGGACTGGCGAAGGTGCCTCTGCTGGACGGACTGGTCAACAACGCCGGCGTGGCCATCATAAAGCCCTTCGAGGAGCTCAGCGAACAGGATTTCGATAC CCACTTCGATGTGAACATCAAGGCGGTGTTCAATGTCACCCAATCCCTGCTGCCCCGCCTGAAGGATGGCGCCTCCATTGTCAACGTGTCCTCGATAGCGTCGTCCCGATCCTTTGGCGGCCACACGGCCTATAGTGCCACCAAGGCGGCCCTCGATTCGCTGACCAAGTCCCTGGCCTTGGAGCTGGGTCCGCGCAAGATTCGCGTCAATTCCGTCAATCCCACCGTGGTGCTGACCAAGATGGGCGCCGACAACTGGTCGGATCCCGCCAAGAGTGGACCGCTGTTGGCCCACATCCCGCTGAATCGGTTCTGCGAGGTGCAGGAGGTGGTGGACGCCACCGGCTATCTGCTGAGCAGCAAGTCCAGCTTCGTGAACGGCCACCACATCCTGCTCGAAGGAGGATACTCCGTTTCCTAA